One Frankia alni ACN14a DNA window includes the following coding sequences:
- a CDS encoding MBL fold metallo-hydrolase produces MSDAHSDEAGAATTTGDYTGKVTVGGPADTRTLPGLTVTKVAVGPADNNAYLLRCPVTGEQLLIDAANEADTLLRLIGDAGLATVVTSHRHGDHVQALAEVVAATGATTVAHADDASQIPVPTARIVHDGDEITVGRATLRAIHLVGHTPGSIALLYDADPAAPHLFTGDCLFPGGPGNTFGDADAFVTLMDDLERKVFGPLPDTTWIYPGHGFDSTIGTERPHLAQWRARGW; encoded by the coding sequence ATGAGCGACGCCCACAGCGACGAGGCCGGCGCGGCCACCACCACCGGCGACTACACCGGGAAGGTCACCGTCGGCGGCCCGGCGGACACCAGAACCCTGCCTGGCCTGACCGTGACCAAGGTCGCGGTCGGCCCGGCGGACAACAACGCCTACCTGCTGCGCTGCCCCGTCACCGGAGAGCAGCTCCTCATCGACGCCGCGAACGAGGCCGACACGCTGCTGCGGCTGATCGGCGACGCGGGCCTCGCCACGGTGGTCACCAGCCACCGGCACGGCGACCACGTGCAGGCGCTCGCCGAGGTGGTGGCCGCCACCGGGGCGACCACCGTCGCCCACGCCGACGACGCCTCCCAGATCCCCGTGCCCACCGCCCGGATCGTGCACGACGGCGACGAGATCACCGTCGGCCGGGCGACCCTGCGGGCGATCCATCTGGTCGGCCACACCCCCGGCTCGATCGCCCTGCTCTACGACGCCGACCCCGCCGCCCCACACCTGTTCACCGGCGACTGCCTGTTCCCCGGCGGCCCCGGCAACACGTTCGGTGACGCCGACGCCTTCGTCACCCTGATGGACGATTTGGAGCGCAAGGTGTTCGGCCCCCTGCCGGACACCACCTGGATCTACCCGGGCCACGGCTTCGACTCGACGATCGGCACGGAGCGACCGCACCTGGCCCAGTGGCGCGCCCGCGGCTGGTAA
- a CDS encoding dihydrofolate reductase family protein: MKVRADLHISLDGFGSTIDGTPDDPLGTDWFRLVAAYTATRTFRERVLGDTSGAGTTGVDDTYAANYFAEIGAEIMGAGKFGLHVHPNDPEWRGWWGEDPPFHTPVFVLTHERRPDLVMAGGTTFHFLSASPEEALQLAAGAAGGRDVRIGGGPTVVRDFLRAGLIDALHVAIAPILLGGGVRLWDDLRGLEHNYSVRAETAESGTAHLTFTRGSEGGENSEAAPPWRPVGATL, translated from the coding sequence ATGAAGGTGCGCGCCGACCTGCACATCTCGCTCGACGGCTTCGGGTCGACGATCGACGGGACCCCCGACGATCCCCTCGGCACGGACTGGTTCCGGCTCGTCGCCGCCTACACCGCCACGCGCACCTTCCGCGAACGCGTGCTCGGCGACACGAGCGGCGCGGGCACGACGGGCGTCGACGACACGTACGCCGCGAACTACTTCGCCGAGATCGGCGCCGAGATCATGGGAGCCGGCAAGTTCGGGTTGCACGTGCACCCGAACGATCCCGAGTGGCGGGGCTGGTGGGGCGAGGACCCGCCCTTCCACACGCCGGTCTTCGTGCTCACCCACGAGCGGCGCCCGGACCTCGTGATGGCGGGCGGCACCACCTTCCACTTCCTGTCGGCCTCGCCCGAGGAGGCGCTGCAGCTGGCCGCGGGCGCTGCGGGCGGACGCGATGTCCGGATCGGCGGCGGACCGACGGTGGTCCGCGACTTCCTCAGGGCCGGCCTCATCGACGCCCTCCACGTCGCCATCGCCCCGATCCTCCTCGGTGGCGGCGTCCGCCTCTGGGACGATTTGCGCGGCCTCGAACACAACTACTCCGTGCGAGCGGAGACCGCCGAGAGCGGCACCGCGCACCTCACCTTCACGCGCGGCTCGGAAGGTGGCGAGAATTCCGAGGCCGCGCCGCCGTGGCGCCCCGTGGGAGCCACACTCTGA
- the uvrA gene encoding excinuclease ABC subunit UvrA, whose amino-acid sequence MADRLVVRGAREHNLRDVDLDLPRDGLIVFTGMSGSGKSSLAFDTIFAEGQRRYVESLSAYARQFLGQMDKPDVDFIEGLSPAVSIDQKSTSRNPRSTVGTITEVYDYLRLLFARAGRPHCPKCGRPISRQTPQQIVDRLLELPEGTRFQVLAPVVRGRKGEYLDLFAELQSSGFARARVDGTVVALTDVPKLEKQRKHTIEVVVDRLAAKESAKRRLTDSVETALRLGGGLVLVDFVDRPADDPERERMYSEHLACLYDDLSFEELEPRSFSFNSPYGACPDCSGIGTRKEVDPELVVPDPTLSLAQGAVAPWSGGHNKEYFERLLSALAEDLSFRMDTPWEGLPERARKAVLHGSGETEIHVGYTNRYGRKRSYYTSFEGVIGFIGRRHREAESDSSRERYEGYMRDVPCPSCRGARLKPESLAVTVGGRSIAEVSGMAIGECAGFLRGLELSEREQAIAGRVLKEVDARLTFLLDVGLDYLSLDRAAGTLAGGEAQRIRLATQIGSGLVGVLYVLDEPSIGLHQRDNRRLIQTLVRLRDLGNTLIVVEHDEDTIRASDWVVDIGPGAGEHGGRVVVSGPVAELLASEESMTGAYLSGRRQIPVPDIRRVPTKGRALTVHAAREHNLRDVTVSFPLGCFVAVTGVSGSGKSTLVNDILASVLANKLNGAREVPGRHRTVTGLDHLDKAVRVDQSPIGRTPRSNPATYTGVFDHIRRLFAETTEAKVRGYLPGRFSFNVKGGRCEACSGDGTIKIEMNFLPDVYVPCEVCHGARYNRETLEVHYKGRNIAEILDMPIEEAAEFFAAVPAIARHLRTLNDVGLGYVRLGQSAPTLSGGEAQRVKLASELQRRSTGRTVYVLDEPTTGLHFEDIRKLLGVLGRLVDAGNTVIVIEHNLDVIKTADWIIDMGPEGGTGGGRVVAQGSPEAVAAVEESHTAVFLREILGDRVSAAGGAAAETGGGAGARRRRLAEAAAR is encoded by the coding sequence ATGGCCGACCGACTTGTCGTGCGTGGCGCGCGTGAGCACAACCTCCGCGACGTCGATCTCGACCTGCCCCGTGACGGGCTGATCGTCTTCACCGGCATGTCGGGGTCCGGCAAGTCCAGCCTCGCCTTCGACACCATCTTCGCCGAGGGGCAGCGGCGCTACGTGGAGTCGTTGTCCGCCTACGCCCGCCAGTTCCTCGGGCAGATGGACAAGCCCGACGTGGACTTCATCGAGGGGCTGTCCCCGGCGGTCTCCATCGACCAGAAGTCCACCTCGCGCAACCCGCGGTCCACCGTCGGCACGATCACCGAGGTGTACGACTACCTGCGGCTGCTGTTCGCCCGCGCCGGCCGGCCGCACTGTCCGAAGTGCGGGCGGCCGATCTCCCGGCAGACCCCGCAGCAGATCGTCGACCGGCTGCTGGAGCTGCCCGAGGGCACCCGCTTCCAGGTGCTCGCCCCCGTGGTCCGCGGGCGCAAGGGCGAGTACCTCGACCTGTTCGCCGAGCTACAGAGCTCCGGGTTCGCCCGGGCCCGCGTCGACGGCACCGTCGTCGCGCTCACCGACGTGCCGAAGCTGGAGAAGCAGCGCAAGCACACGATCGAGGTCGTGGTCGACCGGCTGGCGGCCAAGGAGTCGGCCAAGCGGCGCCTGACCGACTCGGTGGAGACGGCGCTGCGCCTCGGCGGCGGCCTCGTCCTCGTCGACTTCGTCGACCGGCCCGCCGACGACCCCGAGCGCGAGCGGATGTACTCCGAGCACCTCGCCTGCCTCTACGACGACCTGTCCTTCGAGGAGCTCGAACCGCGGTCGTTCTCGTTCAACTCGCCCTACGGGGCCTGCCCGGACTGCAGCGGCATCGGCACCCGCAAGGAGGTCGACCCGGAGCTCGTCGTGCCCGATCCGACACTCTCCCTGGCCCAGGGCGCGGTGGCGCCGTGGTCCGGCGGCCACAACAAGGAGTACTTCGAGCGGCTGCTCAGCGCCCTCGCCGAGGACCTCAGCTTCCGGATGGACACCCCCTGGGAGGGGCTGCCGGAGCGGGCCCGCAAGGCGGTGCTGCACGGCAGTGGCGAGACCGAGATCCACGTCGGCTACACCAACCGCTACGGCCGCAAGCGCTCCTACTACACCTCGTTCGAGGGGGTCATCGGCTTCATCGGCCGCCGCCACCGGGAGGCCGAGTCGGACAGCAGCCGGGAGCGCTACGAGGGCTACATGCGCGATGTGCCCTGCCCGTCCTGCCGCGGCGCCCGGCTCAAGCCCGAGTCGCTGGCGGTGACGGTCGGCGGCCGGTCCATCGCCGAGGTCTCGGGCATGGCGATCGGCGAGTGCGCCGGGTTCCTGCGCGGGCTGGAGCTCAGCGAGCGGGAGCAGGCGATCGCCGGCCGGGTGCTCAAGGAGGTCGACGCCCGGCTGACGTTCCTGCTCGACGTCGGGCTCGACTACCTCTCCCTGGACCGCGCCGCCGGCACCCTGGCCGGCGGGGAGGCGCAGCGCATCCGGCTGGCCACCCAGATCGGCTCCGGTCTCGTCGGGGTGCTCTACGTGCTCGACGAGCCGTCGATCGGGCTGCACCAGCGGGACAACCGCCGGCTTATCCAGACCCTGGTGCGGCTGCGCGACCTGGGTAACACGCTCATCGTCGTCGAGCACGACGAGGACACGATCCGGGCCTCGGACTGGGTGGTCGACATCGGCCCCGGCGCGGGCGAGCACGGCGGGCGGGTCGTCGTCTCCGGGCCGGTGGCGGAGCTGCTCGCCAGCGAGGAGTCGATGACCGGCGCCTACCTCTCCGGCCGGCGGCAGATCCCGGTGCCCGACATCCGCCGGGTGCCGACGAAGGGCCGCGCGCTGACCGTGCACGCCGCCCGCGAGCACAACCTGCGCGACGTCACGGTCTCCTTCCCGCTGGGCTGCTTCGTGGCCGTCACCGGGGTGTCCGGGTCGGGCAAGTCCACCCTCGTCAACGACATCCTCGCCAGCGTGCTGGCGAACAAGCTCAACGGCGCCCGCGAGGTGCCCGGCCGGCATCGGACCGTCACCGGCCTCGACCATCTCGACAAGGCGGTCCGGGTCGACCAGTCACCGATCGGCCGGACCCCCCGGTCCAACCCGGCGACCTACACCGGCGTCTTCGACCACATCCGCCGCCTGTTCGCCGAGACGACCGAGGCCAAGGTCCGCGGCTACCTGCCGGGCCGGTTCTCGTTCAACGTCAAGGGCGGGCGCTGCGAGGCGTGCTCCGGCGACGGCACGATCAAGATCGAGATGAACTTCCTGCCGGACGTGTACGTGCCGTGCGAGGTCTGCCATGGCGCCCGGTACAACCGGGAGACCCTCGAGGTCCACTACAAGGGCCGCAACATCGCCGAGATCCTCGACATGCCGATCGAGGAGGCGGCCGAGTTCTTCGCCGCGGTGCCGGCGATCGCCCGTCACCTGCGCACGCTCAACGACGTCGGCCTCGGTTACGTCCGCCTCGGCCAGTCGGCGCCGACGCTGTCCGGCGGCGAGGCCCAGCGGGTCAAGCTCGCCTCCGAGCTGCAGCGGCGCTCCACCGGCCGGACCGTCTACGTCCTCGACGAGCCGACGACCGGGCTGCACTTCGAGGACATCCGCAAGCTGCTCGGGGTGCTCGGCCGGCTCGTCGACGCCGGCAACACGGTGATCGTCATCGAGCACAACCTCGACGTCATCAAGACGGCGGACTGGATCATCGACATGGGGCCGGAGGGCGGCACCGGCGGCGGTCGGGTCGTCGCCCAGGGCTCGCCCGAGGCCGTCGCCGCCGTCGAGGAGAGCCATACCGCGGTCTTCCTCCGGGAGATCCTCGGCGACCGGGTCTCGGCCGCCGGCGGGGCTGCGGCCGAGACCGGCGGTGGGGCAGGCGCTCGGCGGCGCAGGCTCGCCGAGGCGGCAGCCCGCTGA
- the uvrC gene encoding excinuclease ABC subunit UvrC, producing the protein MADPASYRPAPGSIPETPGVYRFRDEHGRVLYVGKAKNLRARLANYFADLHTLHPRTQHMVQAASAVDWTVVSTEVEALQLEYTWIKEFDPRFNVRYRDDKSYPSLAVTLHEEFPRLQVMRGPKRKGVRYFGPYAHAWAIRETLDLLLRVFPARTCSAGVFKRAGQVGRPCLLGYIDRCSAPCVGRVDAETHREIVDDFCDFMSGQTGRYLRRLEQEMQQAASAQEYERAARLRDDAGALRRAIEKQAVVLPDGTDADVVAFAEDELEAAVAIFYVRAGRVRGQRGWVVDKLDEVTTADLVEQFLTQEYLEGASLTTAVPAGADPAGAGPAGQAGVPNATTDATTDAAADAAVPDVTVADATRVGGPTPPARAPRSDPQGAGIPREILVPALPPDADAVAELLGVARGGRVEIRVPRRGDKRTLLETVERNARQALALHRTKRASDLTARSRALAELQEALELPDAPLRIECYDVSNIQGTNVVASMVVFEDGLARKSEYRRFSIRGGAGGAGREHGRADAGQDDVASMYETIHRRFSRYLAERSRTGELVDIVDSAEDLAADTGVRDGRGRAVTPGAAQPIDPDTGRPRRFAYPPNLVVVDGGPPQVAAAARALDELGIDTGPGGVALCGLAKRLEEVWLPDSAEPVILPRTSEALYLLQRVRDEAHRFAITYHRQKRSAAMVTSALDDVPGLGETRRKALLRQFGSVAKVRAASAEEIAQVPGIGPRTAAAILTALGRSAPGTAAAPAPAVDPRTGEILDGAPPASPVEPDPARTAPAPAADDPAAAARALHPADSGRPS; encoded by the coding sequence ATGGCTGATCCGGCGTCCTACCGGCCCGCGCCGGGCTCGATTCCCGAGACCCCCGGCGTCTACCGCTTCCGTGACGAACACGGCCGCGTGCTCTACGTGGGCAAGGCCAAGAACCTGCGGGCCCGGCTGGCCAACTACTTCGCCGATCTGCACACGCTCCACCCGCGTACCCAGCACATGGTCCAGGCGGCCAGCGCGGTCGACTGGACCGTGGTCTCCACCGAGGTCGAGGCCCTCCAGCTCGAGTACACGTGGATCAAGGAGTTCGATCCGCGCTTCAACGTCCGGTACCGCGACGACAAGAGCTACCCGAGTCTCGCGGTGACCCTCCACGAGGAGTTCCCGCGCCTGCAGGTCATGCGGGGACCGAAGCGCAAGGGCGTGCGGTACTTCGGCCCGTACGCCCATGCCTGGGCGATCCGGGAGACCCTCGACCTGCTGCTGCGTGTCTTCCCGGCGCGCACCTGCTCGGCGGGGGTGTTCAAGCGGGCCGGGCAGGTCGGCCGGCCGTGCCTGCTCGGCTACATCGACCGTTGCTCGGCGCCCTGCGTCGGCCGGGTCGACGCCGAGACCCACCGGGAGATCGTCGACGACTTCTGCGACTTCATGTCCGGTCAGACCGGCCGCTACCTGCGCCGGCTCGAGCAGGAGATGCAGCAGGCCGCCTCGGCCCAGGAGTACGAGCGGGCCGCGCGGCTGCGCGACGACGCCGGCGCCCTGCGGCGCGCCATCGAGAAGCAGGCCGTCGTGCTGCCCGACGGCACCGACGCCGACGTGGTCGCCTTCGCCGAGGACGAGCTGGAGGCCGCCGTCGCGATCTTCTACGTCCGCGCCGGGCGCGTGCGCGGGCAACGCGGCTGGGTGGTCGACAAGCTCGACGAGGTGACGACGGCCGACCTCGTCGAGCAGTTCCTCACCCAGGAGTACCTGGAGGGCGCGTCGCTCACCACGGCCGTCCCCGCCGGCGCGGACCCGGCCGGTGCCGGCCCCGCCGGGCAGGCCGGCGTGCCGAATGCCACCACGGACGCCACCACGGACGCCGCCGCGGACGCCGCGGTCCCGGATGTCACCGTCGCGGACGCCACCCGGGTCGGGGGGCCCACTCCGCCGGCCCGGGCGCCGCGCAGCGACCCGCAGGGCGCGGGCATCCCGCGCGAGATCCTCGTGCCCGCCCTGCCCCCGGACGCGGACGCCGTGGCCGAGCTGCTCGGCGTCGCCCGTGGCGGCCGGGTCGAGATCCGGGTGCCGCGCCGCGGCGACAAGCGCACCCTGCTGGAGACCGTGGAGCGCAACGCCCGCCAGGCGCTGGCGCTGCACCGCACGAAGCGGGCCAGCGACCTGACCGCACGCAGCCGCGCGCTCGCCGAGCTCCAGGAGGCCCTGGAGCTGCCGGACGCGCCGTTGCGCATCGAGTGCTACGACGTGTCGAACATCCAGGGCACCAACGTCGTCGCGAGCATGGTCGTCTTCGAGGACGGGCTGGCGCGCAAGTCGGAGTACCGCCGGTTCTCCATCCGTGGCGGCGCGGGCGGCGCCGGCCGCGAGCACGGGCGGGCGGACGCCGGGCAGGACGACGTCGCCAGCATGTACGAGACCATCCACCGCCGGTTCTCCCGGTACCTCGCCGAACGGTCCCGCACCGGTGAACTCGTCGACATCGTCGACTCCGCGGAGGATCTCGCCGCCGACACGGGTGTGCGGGACGGGCGGGGCCGGGCCGTCACGCCGGGCGCGGCGCAGCCGATCGACCCCGACACCGGCCGGCCCCGCAGGTTCGCCTACCCGCCGAACCTCGTCGTCGTCGACGGCGGCCCGCCGCAGGTCGCCGCGGCCGCCCGCGCCCTCGACGAGCTCGGCATCGACACCGGGCCCGGCGGAGTGGCGCTGTGCGGGCTCGCGAAGCGGCTGGAGGAGGTCTGGCTGCCCGACTCCGCGGAGCCGGTGATCCTGCCCCGCACCTCCGAGGCGCTGTACCTGTTGCAACGGGTCCGCGACGAGGCGCATCGTTTCGCCATCACCTACCACCGGCAGAAGCGGTCCGCCGCGATGGTGACCTCCGCGCTCGACGATGTGCCCGGTCTCGGGGAGACCCGGCGCAAGGCGCTGCTGCGGCAGTTCGGCTCGGTGGCGAAGGTGCGGGCGGCGAGTGCCGAGGAGATCGCCCAGGTGCCCGGGATCGGGCCGCGCACCGCCGCGGCGATCCTCACGGCGCTCGGCCGGTCCGCGCCGGGGACCGCCGCCGCCCCCGCCCCCGCGGTCGACCCACGCACCGGTGAGATCCTCGACGGGGCGCCGCCGGCGTCCCCGGTGGAGCCCGACCCGGCCCGGACCGCACCGGCGCCCGCGGCGGACGACCCCGCCGCCGCGGCACGCGCCCTGCACCCCGCCGACTCGGGAAGGCCGTCATGA
- the rapZ gene encoding RNase adapter RapZ — translation MTTPTLDLAIITGLSGAGRSTAAKCLEDLGWFVVDNLPPALLSTMAELGHRSGGAVSRIGVVVDVRGRAFFSDLRAAIAALDARGMHPRMLFLEASDDALIRRFDHVRRPHPLQGDERVVDGIGRERALLAELRGEADLVLDTTDLNVHELRSKIDAAFGQPGANRLNATVVSFGYKYGLPLDADLVADCRFLPNPHWVEELRPYTGRDPQVRSYVLAQPGAQEFLDQYAALLRLVGEGYAREGKRYLTLAVGCTGGKHRSVAMAEQLGARLAADGVGVRVVHRDLGRE, via the coding sequence ATGACCACCCCGACCCTCGACCTCGCCATCATCACCGGCCTGTCCGGCGCCGGGCGCAGCACCGCGGCCAAGTGCCTGGAGGACCTCGGCTGGTTCGTCGTCGACAACCTGCCGCCCGCCCTGCTGTCCACCATGGCGGAGCTCGGCCACCGCTCCGGGGGCGCGGTCAGCCGGATCGGCGTGGTCGTCGACGTCCGCGGCCGGGCGTTCTTCTCCGACCTGCGGGCGGCGATCGCAGCGCTCGACGCCCGGGGCATGCATCCCCGGATGCTCTTCCTCGAGGCCAGCGACGACGCGCTCATCCGGCGGTTCGACCACGTCCGCCGGCCGCATCCGCTGCAGGGCGACGAGCGTGTGGTCGACGGCATCGGCCGGGAGCGGGCGCTGCTCGCCGAGCTGCGCGGCGAGGCCGACCTCGTCCTCGACACCACGGACCTGAACGTCCACGAGCTGCGGTCGAAGATCGACGCGGCGTTCGGGCAGCCGGGCGCGAACCGGCTCAACGCCACCGTGGTGTCGTTCGGGTACAAGTACGGGCTGCCGCTGGACGCCGACCTCGTCGCCGACTGCCGGTTCCTGCCCAACCCGCACTGGGTGGAGGAGCTGCGCCCGTACACCGGGCGGGATCCGCAGGTGCGCAGCTACGTCCTCGCCCAGCCCGGGGCGCAGGAGTTCCTCGACCAGTACGCGGCCCTGCTGCGCCTGGTCGGGGAGGGCTACGCGCGGGAGGGCAAGCGGTACCTGACCCTCGCGGTCGGGTGTACCGGCGGCAAGCACCGCAGCGTGGCGATGGCCGAGCAGCTCGGCGCGCGACTGGCCGCCGACGGCGTCGGGGTCCGGGTCGTGCACCGCGACCTGGGACGGGAGTGA
- a CDS encoding SsgA family sporulation/cell division regulator, producing the protein MLGEDVTAEFVVDDAASRGRVTVFQICWRACDPLAVSMTLVSRPEHPALPQGSWVAPRDALRAGLEATVGDGDVRIGPDPGEGGVRLDLVDGDRHSVVVLATASLRSFLDRTERLVPTGEEHTEQELDTVLANLLQT; encoded by the coding sequence GTGCTTGGTGAGGACGTCACGGCGGAGTTCGTCGTGGACGACGCGGCCAGCCGTGGGCGGGTGACGGTGTTCCAGATCTGCTGGCGTGCGTGCGATCCGCTGGCCGTGTCCATGACTCTGGTGTCCAGGCCGGAGCACCCCGCGCTGCCGCAGGGAAGCTGGGTGGCCCCCCGCGACGCCCTGCGTGCCGGGCTGGAGGCGACGGTCGGCGACGGCGACGTGCGGATCGGCCCCGACCCCGGGGAGGGCGGCGTCCGGCTGGACCTGGTCGACGGGGATCGCCACTCCGTCGTGGTCCTCGCGACCGCGTCGCTGCGCAGCTTCCTGGACCGCACCGAACGGCTGGTGCCGACCGGCGAGGAGCACACCGAGCAGGAGCTGGACACCGTCCTGGCGAACCTGCTCCAGACCTGA